A genomic stretch from Actinomadura rubteroloni includes:
- a CDS encoding TerD family protein has protein sequence MSLVKGQRISLEKPGGTLTRVRMGLGWDALPKKGLFGKREQDIDLDASCALFADGQVADVVYFGKLASDGGAVRHTGDNLTGAGDGDDESVIVDLGAVPANVGSLVFVVSSFSGQSFDQVNNAYCRLVDETSGAELARFGLTGGGPHTALVMARLYRHGTGWKMNAIGEPGQGQTLRDLLPAIAAHA, from the coding sequence GTGTCATTGGTGAAGGGTCAGCGGATCTCCCTGGAGAAGCCGGGCGGCACGCTCACCCGCGTCCGGATGGGCCTCGGCTGGGACGCGCTCCCGAAGAAGGGCCTGTTCGGCAAGCGCGAGCAGGACATCGACCTGGACGCGTCCTGCGCGCTGTTCGCCGACGGCCAGGTCGCCGACGTCGTCTACTTCGGCAAGCTCGCCAGCGACGGCGGCGCGGTGCGGCACACCGGCGACAACCTCACCGGCGCGGGCGACGGCGACGACGAGTCGGTCATCGTGGACCTCGGCGCCGTCCCGGCGAACGTCGGCTCGCTGGTGTTCGTCGTCAGTTCGTTCAGCGGCCAGTCGTTCGACCAGGTCAACAACGCCTACTGCCGGCTCGTGGACGAGACGTCCGGCGCCGAGCTGGCCCGGTTCGGGCTGACCGGCGGCGGCCCGCACACCGCGCTCGTCATGGCCCGGCTCTACCGGCACGGGACGGGCTGGAAGATGAACGCCATCGGCGAGCCCGGCCAGGGCCAGACGCTGCGCGACCTCCTGCCCGCGATCGCCGCGCACGCCTAG
- a CDS encoding M48 family metalloprotease yields the protein MTVLGLLPAALTLALAVALGLLRTPLHPRWSARLLALVAATTATAAAGTALFVAVNYAAGLDPAAAGRLPEWALFGDDAPVPAWLGVPAAVLTALNLAGTARLAARWRGDVAAARRAAVLDTGDLVAMAVPGRDGGVLVSRGLLASLTPDQLRVVFEHEASHLRHRHHRHLALGALAAATLPPLRPLNRRLRFAVERWADEDAAERLADRALVARTIAHVALNRTARPGPLAAFADGPVVERVRALLADPPRQNPITGPVALAGTGVTTSGLASLALQLDRALVFVLQ from the coding sequence GTGACCGTCCTCGGCCTGCTCCCGGCCGCGCTGACGCTCGCGCTCGCCGTCGCGCTCGGGCTGCTGCGGACGCCGCTGCATCCGCGCTGGTCGGCGCGGCTGCTGGCGCTCGTCGCGGCGACGACCGCGACGGCCGCCGCCGGGACGGCCCTGTTCGTCGCCGTCAACTACGCCGCCGGGCTCGACCCCGCGGCGGCCGGCCGGCTGCCCGAATGGGCGCTGTTCGGGGACGACGCGCCCGTCCCGGCCTGGCTCGGCGTGCCCGCCGCCGTCCTGACGGCCCTCAACCTCGCCGGCACTGCACGGCTCGCGGCGCGCTGGCGCGGCGACGTCGCGGCGGCGCGGCGCGCGGCCGTGCTCGACACCGGCGACCTTGTCGCGATGGCCGTGCCCGGACGCGACGGCGGCGTGCTCGTGTCGCGCGGCCTGCTCGCCTCGCTCACCCCCGACCAGCTCCGGGTGGTGTTCGAGCACGAGGCGTCCCACCTGCGGCACCGCCACCACCGCCACCTCGCCCTGGGCGCACTCGCCGCCGCGACACTGCCGCCGCTGCGTCCGCTGAACCGGCGGCTGCGGTTCGCGGTGGAGCGCTGGGCCGACGAGGACGCCGCCGAACGCCTCGCCGACCGCGCCCTCGTGGCCCGGACGATCGCGCACGTCGCGCTGAACCGCACCGCCCGGCCGGGGCCGCTGGCCGCCTTCGCCGACGGGCCGGTCGTGGAGCGCGTCCGGGCGCTGCTCGCCGACCCGCCCCGGCAGAACCCGATCACCGGGCCGGTCGCGCTCGCCGGGACGGGCGTCACGACGAGCGGCCTCGCGTCTTTGGCGCTCCAACTCGATCGGGCACTGGTCTTCGTCCTCCAGTGA
- a CDS encoding serine hydrolase encodes MHRKALDELAHRAEGRGGVLGVVVQSANGEYASVNADRAFTAASLIKLPVMLALLDGVEAGRWSLDDRLPVRDRVGGAGILRDLADVADLSVRDLVTLMIVISDNTAANLLIDRIGAPAVADWCGRHGLRATVLERRMMDAEARARGAENRTSPADMAKLLDGLVRGTLLGPAMTAFALDVLARQQVRDRLPRYLPAGLRIAHKTGELDGLRHDVGIIFTNAPIIVAALTENADEADDLIAESARRAVQSQPLFRSL; translated from the coding sequence GTGCACCGGAAGGCGCTGGACGAGCTGGCGCACCGCGCGGAGGGACGCGGCGGCGTGCTCGGCGTCGTCGTCCAGAGCGCGAACGGCGAATACGCGAGCGTGAACGCCGACCGCGCGTTCACCGCCGCGTCCCTCATCAAGCTCCCGGTCATGCTGGCGCTGCTGGACGGCGTCGAGGCCGGACGCTGGTCGCTGGACGACCGGCTGCCCGTCCGCGACCGGGTCGGCGGCGCCGGGATCCTCCGCGACCTGGCGGACGTCGCCGACCTCAGCGTCCGCGACCTGGTCACGCTCATGATCGTGATCAGCGACAACACGGCCGCGAACCTGCTCATCGACCGGATCGGCGCACCCGCGGTGGCCGACTGGTGCGGACGACATGGCCTCCGCGCCACCGTCCTCGAACGCCGGATGATGGACGCCGAGGCCCGCGCGCGGGGCGCCGAGAACCGCACGTCCCCGGCCGACATGGCGAAGCTGCTGGACGGTCTCGTGCGCGGAACCCTGCTCGGCCCGGCGATGACCGCGTTCGCGCTGGACGTCCTCGCCCGTCAGCAGGTCCGCGACCGCCTGCCGCGCTACCTCCCCGCCGGTCTCCGCATCGCCCACAAGACCGGAGAACTGGACGGCCTCCGCCACGACGTCGGCATCATTTTCACCAACGCGCCCATCATCGTCGCCGCGCTGACCGAGAACGCCGACGAAGCCGACGACCTCATCGCCGAGTCAGCCCGCAGGGCCGTTCAGAGCCAGCCGCTCTTCCGCAGCTTGTAG
- a CDS encoding magnesium and cobalt transport protein CorA, whose protein sequence is MIVDMAIYHDGKRRDIEGDISDAFDHARKDGADCFVWIGLHEPTEEEFDLIEDELRLHPLAVEDAITAHQRPKIERYDDTLFVVLKTLRYVDETSDIEVGEIMLFLGPDFVVTVRHGEGNPLRPIRKRVEADTAMLKVGPAAVLYAVCDEVVDHYGVVAHEVEVDIIELERAVFRSMSKPADTDVTESIYRLKREVLEFRAAEDPLVPVMQEIVKGRVAELDGTQNYFRDVLDHLLRIDGQVDAHNELLNSVLTAHLALLGKQQNDDMRKISSWAAIIAVPTAIAGIYGMNFVHMPELKWHLGYPLALSAMVVAILAVYYKLRKSGWL, encoded by the coding sequence GTGATTGTGGACATGGCGATCTACCACGACGGAAAGCGCCGCGACATCGAGGGCGACATCAGCGACGCCTTCGACCACGCCCGCAAGGACGGCGCGGACTGCTTCGTGTGGATCGGCCTGCACGAGCCCACCGAGGAGGAGTTCGACCTCATCGAGGACGAACTGCGCCTCCATCCGCTCGCGGTCGAGGACGCCATTACCGCGCACCAGCGCCCGAAGATCGAACGGTACGACGACACGCTGTTCGTCGTGCTCAAGACGCTGCGGTACGTGGACGAGACGTCCGACATCGAGGTCGGCGAGATCATGCTGTTCCTCGGGCCGGACTTCGTGGTGACCGTCCGGCACGGGGAAGGGAATCCGCTGCGTCCGATCCGCAAGCGCGTCGAGGCGGACACGGCGATGCTGAAAGTCGGCCCGGCCGCCGTCCTCTACGCCGTGTGCGACGAGGTCGTGGACCATTACGGCGTCGTCGCGCACGAGGTCGAGGTGGACATCATCGAACTCGAACGGGCCGTCTTCCGCTCGATGAGCAAACCCGCCGACACCGACGTCACCGAGAGCATCTACCGGTTGAAGCGCGAGGTCCTGGAGTTCCGCGCCGCCGAGGACCCGCTCGTCCCGGTGATGCAGGAGATCGTGAAGGGGCGCGTCGCCGAACTGGACGGGACGCAGAACTATTTCCGCGACGTCCTGGACCACCTGCTCCGGATCGACGGCCAGGTGGACGCGCACAACGAACTGCTCAACAGCGTCCTGACGGCGCATCTGGCGCTGCTCGGCAAGCAGCAGAACGACGACATGCGGAAGATCTCGTCCTGGGCGGCCATCATCGCGGTGCCGACGGCCATCGCCGGGATCTACGGGATGAACTTCGTCCACATGCCGGAACTGAAATGGCACCTCGGGTATCCGCTGGCGTTGTCGGCGATGGTCGTCGCCATTCTCGCCGTGTACTACAAGCTGCGGAAGAGCGGCTGGCTCTGA
- a CDS encoding BlaI/MecI/CopY family transcriptional regulator has product MPRRPLGQLEAEVLAALAAADAPLSAGDLRGRLADDPAHTTVNTILSRLHAKGMVTRDRSGRQFVYRLTVDESRLVAHRMHRHLRHASDPHGVLGQFLQELSPDQEQVLRDLLNEQ; this is encoded by the coding sequence GTGCCACGACGACCGCTCGGCCAGCTCGAAGCCGAGGTGCTCGCCGCGCTGGCGGCGGCCGACGCGCCGCTGTCGGCCGGCGACCTGCGCGGCCGGCTCGCCGACGACCCCGCCCACACGACCGTCAACACGATCCTGTCCCGGCTGCACGCCAAGGGCATGGTCACCCGCGACCGCAGCGGGCGCCAGTTCGTGTACCGGCTCACGGTGGACGAGTCCCGGCTCGTCGCGCACCGCATGCACCGCCACCTGCGGCACGCCAGCGACCCGCACGGCGTCCTCGGCCAGTTCCTCCAGGAGCTGAGCCCGGACCAGGAGCAGGTGCTGCGCGACCTTCTCAACGAGCAGTGA